In Anaerolineae bacterium, a genomic segment contains:
- a CDS encoding nitrate reductase: MTIQPNPNKKPNLLRSMRVLVIGLVAVILVLGLALLALVVGQAVAPSAAGPKRANALASSDDACVVCHQRTTPGIVEQYGHSTMAAAEVACRDCHEVKSDYPGAKEHEDTYVLQLPTPAMCQKCHATEVAQFNQSRHSLPAYMAMVGADGLAEKYPDQFDHLMAIYEAIPEGGYQPETMRNALYRLEGPDVTRFACEGCHNVGKPNLDGSVGQCQKCHLRHEFSLEQARKPETCNYCHIGPDHPQWEIYHESPHGIAYATGGHNWHWEAEAGTLTVQDFPAATCAVCHISGFGGAGTTHDVGDRLTWYLFAPISQRRPGWSDNRARMQTVCQECHNREFIDDFYTDADKLTEAINAWVVESDQIMAPLKEKGLVTPEPFDEPIDFTYFNLWHHWGRTAKFGAWMQGPDYVQWHGAYEILHELAELREMVAEKLEKAGE; encoded by the coding sequence ATGACAATCCAACCCAACCCCAACAAAAAACCCAATTTACTGCGCTCAATGCGAGTGCTGGTTATTGGTTTGGTAGCGGTGATTCTGGTATTGGGCCTGGCTTTACTGGCGTTGGTTGTTGGTCAAGCGGTAGCCCCGTCTGCTGCCGGGCCTAAGCGGGCAAATGCCCTGGCCAGCAGTGATGATGCATGTGTGGTCTGTCACCAGCGTACCACACCTGGCATTGTTGAACAATATGGTCATAGTACTATGGCCGCCGCCGAGGTGGCGTGCCGGGATTGTCACGAAGTAAAAAGTGATTATCCCGGGGCCAAAGAACACGAAGACACCTACGTGCTGCAATTGCCCACCCCGGCTATGTGCCAAAAATGCCATGCCACCGAAGTGGCTCAATTTAATCAAAGCCGCCATAGCCTGCCGGCCTACATGGCCATGGTGGGCGCCGACGGTTTGGCCGAAAAATACCCGGACCAATTTGACCATCTAATGGCCATTTATGAGGCCATCCCCGAGGGAGGCTACCAGCCCGAAACAATGCGCAACGCCCTATACCGGTTGGAAGGGCCAGACGTGACCCGTTTTGCCTGCGAAGGCTGCCATAACGTCGGCAAACCCAACCTGGACGGCTCGGTGGGTCAATGCCAAAAATGTCACCTGCGGCACGAATTCAGCCTGGAGCAGGCGCGCAAACCGGAAACCTGTAACTACTGCCACATTGGGCCGGACCATCCCCAGTGGGAAATTTACCACGAGTCGCCGCACGGCATTGCCTACGCCACCGGCGGCCACAACTGGCATTGGGAGGCCGAAGCCGGCACGCTGACCGTGCAAGACTTTCCCGCAGCCACCTGCGCCGTTTGCCACATAAGCGGTTTTGGGGGCGCCGGCACCACCCACGACGTGGGCGACCGCCTGACCTGGTACCTGTTTGCGCCCATCAGCCAGCGCCGCCCCGGTTGGTCAGATAACCGGGCGCGCATGCAAACCGTGTGCCAGGAATGTCATAACCGGGAATTTATTGACGACTTTTACACCGACGCCGACAAACTGACCGAAGCCATCAACGCCTGGGTGGTTGAAAGCGATCAAATCATGGCCCCGCTAAAGGAGAAAGGTTTGGTTACGCCGGAGCCATTTGACGAACCGATTGATTTTACTTACTTCAACCTGTGGCATCACTGGGGGCGCACCGCCAAGTTTGGGGCCTGGATGCAGGGGCCGGATTATGTGCAATGGCACGGTGCCTACGAAATTTTGCACGAACTGGCCGAATTGCGGGAAATGGTCGCCGAGAAATTGGAAAAGGCAGGGGAATAG